In Streptacidiphilus sp. P02-A3a, the DNA window AAGTCCACGCTGTTCAACGCCCTGACCAAGAACGACGTGCTGGCAGCCAACTACCCGTTCGCCACCATCGAGCCCAACGTCGGCGTCGTTGGCGTGCCGGACGCGCGGCTCGCCGTGCTCGCCAAGATCTTCAACTCGCAGCGGGTGCTCCCGGCGACCGTCGACTTCGTCGACATCGCGGGCATCGTCCGCGGCGCGAGCGTGGGTGAGGGCCTGGGCAACAAGTTCCTCGCCAACATCCGCGAGTCGGACGCGATCTGCCAGGTCATCCGGGCCTTCGAGGACCCGGACGTGGTCCACGTCGACGGCAAGGTCTCGCCCAAGGACGACATCGAGACCATCAACACCGAGCTGATCCTGGCGGACCTGCAGACCATCGAGAAGGTGCTGCCCCGGCTCCAGAAGGAGTCCCGGCTGAAGAAGGAGTCGGCGGTGGCGGCGGCTGCCGCCGAGGCGGCGGCCAAGGTGCTGGAGTCCGGCAAGACCCTGTTCGAGGTCGGCTTCGACAAGGAGTCCGTGCGCGACCTGCACCTGCTCACCACCAAGCCCTTCCTCTACGTCTTCAACGTGGACGAGGAGGAGCTGATGGACGAGGAGTTCAAGCAGGCCCAGCGCGACCTGGTCGCCCCGGCCGAGGCCATCTTCCTGAACGCGAAGATCGAGTCCGAGCTGATCGGCATGGACGAGGACGAGGCGCTGGAACTGCTCCAGTCCATGGGTCAGGAGGAGGCGGGCATGTC includes these proteins:
- the ychF gene encoding redox-regulated ATPase YchF, which produces MSLSIGIVGLPNVGKSTLFNALTKNDVLAANYPFATIEPNVGVVGVPDARLAVLAKIFNSQRVLPATVDFVDIAGIVRGASVGEGLGNKFLANIRESDAICQVIRAFEDPDVVHVDGKVSPKDDIETINTELILADLQTIEKVLPRLQKESRLKKESAVAAAAAEAAAKVLESGKTLFEVGFDKESVRDLHLLTTKPFLYVFNVDEEELMDEEFKQAQRDLVAPAEAIFLNAKIESELIGMDEDEALELLQSMGQEEAGMSTLGRVGFETLGLQTYLTAGPKEVRAWTIKKGATAPEAAGVIHTDFQKGFIKAEIVSFEDLVECGSIPEARAKGKSRIEGKEYVMQDGDVVEFRFNV